TTCCCTTTAGTAATGTTTGCAGGTTGGACAAGCTATGGTAAGATAGGTGGGAGGAGGTGATAAAAATGAACCAAGAACAAATGCTGCAACGAATTTTTGAGAAGCTCGTTTCATTAGAGGGTGATGTAAAATCACTAAAAGAAGGCCAAAAGTCTTTAATAGAAGGTCAGAAGTCATTAGAAAAAGGTCAGAAGTCTTTAGAAGAAGCTCACAAATCATTAGAAGAAGGTCAGAAGTCTTTAGAACAAGGGCAGCTCGGCCTTAAAGCTGAAATTCTTTTAAACAGGCAAGCGATTCAGGAACTGCAAGCGGATGTTAAAGATATTAAACAAGCCATGCGCTTCTATGACTACAAGATCGTTGAACATGAGAAACAGTTGTTTGAATTAAGAAGATAATCCTTTCCATTTACTTTAATTTGACCACTCTATTTATTCCTCACTAGTCGTTATTTGCCCCAAAAAAGAAGAGGAGGGGAAGCTGATTGCTTCTCCTCCTCTTCTTTATTCTCGGTGTCTTACATATAAAATGCTTTCATCTTGCTTCAGTTGTTCTCACTTTGTGATCCTTCCTAGGTAAGTGATTGGCCCCATTTTAAAGTCTGGAGAAACAGGTAGGTTTCCTGTGTTGGGAAAGATGAAAGGTCGTTCTTCCTTGTAGGGGAGAGTTGAGAAGAGGGAGAGGGGCTCTCCTAGCTTGGGATGTCCTCATGACAAAAAAAATAGACCAACTATGAGCCATCTTTTAATAAATAAATGACCACGTTCATTCTAATCAGTATAGAGGCAAATTATCACATTTTGAGGGGGACGGATCATTTGTTAACCATCTCTTATTTTGCGTGCACACCCTATTTTTTTGCGCGTTAACTCTTCGAATTTCATCTATAATGACTGTAAGTAGATGATGACAAGAAGGAGGCAAAATATGGGGGAATACCAGGATATCTTGAAGGGTGCACAGCAATGGCTTCTGAATATGCCCGATCCTATTTATATTATTGATCTCGACGATCGATTCATTTGGGGCAACCGTGAATATGAGAAGCGATTTGGTTTTACGGATGAACCCTTGTTTCATAAGCAAATCTCTGACCGGGATGGAGCAAGCGTCAATGCGGATGTCAACTTGATACCGATCTTAGATGAAGAGAATCGCCCGATGGCCTATACGGTCCTGTTAAGGGTAGAGGCTATCATTACGGAAAATACCTCCGATACAATTGTGCTAGTTGACAATGATTTTATGGTGCGATATGTTTCCCCTTCCTTTCATGCCTTATCTGGCTACCATAGTGAAGACTACGTAGGTACGGATTCTATTGCCAGCCTTCATCCTGAAGACAGCGAGCGAGTGCGACGACTACATCTCGAAGCGTTGCAATCGAAGCGATCTATAGATTTGGATTATCGCTTTACGCATTCCAAAGGCCACACCGTACACGTGGAGTCACGGGTCAAACCCGTATTAGATGGGAGTGGAAATGTCAAATATTTCGTGGCAGTGGTTAGAGATGTGACAGATCGCAAGAAGACGGAACAGCTGCTTAAGAACATTCTGGATAATGTGGATGCTTTGGTGTTTTCTACGGATAAGCATTTTACCAGCTATTCCTTTCTTTCAGAAAGTGTGGAGAAAGTGATGGGGATTCCAAGGCAGGAAGCCATTCATCATCCGATGCGTTTGCATGATCATATTCACCCCGATGACAATGAAGTCATGATGGGGGAATTAAAAACTCAGCTGGATCAGGGGTTGCCAATCAGCCATTCTTTTCGAATGATTCATATGGAAGGAGAAATCAGGTGGGCCAAAATGTTTGTCCATCCGTGGCTCGATCATACTGGAGAAGTGGAGAGATTGGATGGGATTGTACTAGACATAACGGAAAAGATGCGCTCGGAGCTGGCTTTAGAAGAGAGTGAGCAAAGGTACAAGTCGTTATTTGAAAACAATTTGGATGGTGTATTTTCGATCGAGTTATCAGGATTCTATTTCGTCAATGCCAACCCAGCCTTCGAACTAATCACTGGAATCGACTCAACTCACCTAAAGGATCGTTGCTTCTTAGGCATTATTTATGATGAGGATCAATCCCAGGTCTATGAAGCCCTTTTTGAGGTCATTGCGCAGGGGAAACCAAGGGATATTGAATGTCGTCTCAACCCCACCCAAGCGGGGGAGAAAATGGTGAGTATTACCTTTGTGCCCATTTTCCTAGTTGGCAAATTGAATGGCATTCACGGGATTATAAAAGACATTACGAAACGGAAAAGGGAAGAAAAAGAGCTGATTCTAAGTGAGGAACGATATAAATTTCTTCAACAACGTCTAAACCGGTTTTCGAATGATCTGACCGATGTGATGAAGGTTTCCGAGCTAGAAAATCGTCTCATTGACGAGGTGAGGGCGGTACTTCAGGTCACGGATGTGTCCATTGTGGAAGTTCCTAAGGGTAAAGAATCGATGACCCTGAACCCACATGAAACGTGGATCGTCATTGGGGAAAAGGAACACCCCGTTTATTTACGTATTACCATGAATCAATCCTTGCTTCGTATTGAGGAAGAATGGTTGGATACTGCTGTGCATTATGTCACCATTCTGTATGACAATCTTCATTTAATAGAGGACTTGATGAAGCGACTGGAACAATTCGTCACCACGAAGGAAACACCCAAATGGATGCTCAGACTCCTATTTAACTTGTCCGAGAAGGAACGATCCTCATTATCTAGCGATCTGCACGATTCAGTTCTTCAAGACTTAATTATTTGGTATCGGAAACTAGAATCCCTTCGTTCAACGACTATCTTCGAGGAGAAAATAGAGAGAGAGCTGACGCAAATCGAGGAAGGGCTCTTAGATGCCATCCATCAAATTCGCATTACATGCAACGAATTGAGGCCGCCCTTCCTGCTGAAAATGGGTTTGGTCGAGTCACTGAAAAGTCTATTTGAGTATACCAGGATGTTTGCAAACTATGAAATTGAGTTTACGGCCCAAGAGCTGCAGGTAACTCTGAATGAGGAACAAATTATTGGATTGTATCGAATCGTTCAAGAGCTGCTTAACAATGCGTCTAAACACTCGAGAGCGAGTAAAATTACGTTGTCCTTATCTTCTCAGGCGAATCATGTCCAATTTTCTTATTCGGATGACGGAGTTGGCATGAATTTGTCTGGTTTGGAGGGGTCATTTGATCATATGGGAATTTCTGGGATTGAAAAAAGGGTCTTGAGCTTGGAAGGACATGTTGATTTTCGTTCGGCCCCTCAACAAGGGTTTCATGTCACGATTCAGGTCCCTAAACTATAGCAGAGAGGTGAAACCTATGGAGATTTTATTAGTTGATGATCATCGTTCCGTCGTGGAGGGAACGAAGTTGCTGATTGAATGTGAACCGGATATGAATGTCACCATTGAAACGGATGTGTATTATGTACCTGATTTAGTTCGCCTTCAAAAATTTGATGTGATGCTGTTTGATTTATACATGCCGAATGTGAATGGAGCAGATTTGACACGCAAGGTTCTCGAATATTGCCCCGAGGCGATCATACTAATTTACTCTGGATTTGAGATTGCCCCTCATTTCAATTTGCTTATGGAATCTGGCGTTTCAGGCTTCATTTCGAAAACGTCTACGAGAGAACAGCTGGTGCAAGCCATTCGCTGTGCCGCG
The Ammoniphilus sp. CFH 90114 genome window above contains:
- a CDS encoding PAS domain S-box protein, whose amino-acid sequence is MGEYQDILKGAQQWLLNMPDPIYIIDLDDRFIWGNREYEKRFGFTDEPLFHKQISDRDGASVNADVNLIPILDEENRPMAYTVLLRVEAIITENTSDTIVLVDNDFMVRYVSPSFHALSGYHSEDYVGTDSIASLHPEDSERVRRLHLEALQSKRSIDLDYRFTHSKGHTVHVESRVKPVLDGSGNVKYFVAVVRDVTDRKKTEQLLKNILDNVDALVFSTDKHFTSYSFLSESVEKVMGIPRQEAIHHPMRLHDHIHPDDNEVMMGELKTQLDQGLPISHSFRMIHMEGEIRWAKMFVHPWLDHTGEVERLDGIVLDITEKMRSELALEESEQRYKSLFENNLDGVFSIELSGFYFVNANPAFELITGIDSTHLKDRCFLGIIYDEDQSQVYEALFEVIAQGKPRDIECRLNPTQAGEKMVSITFVPIFLVGKLNGIHGIIKDITKRKREEKELILSEERYKFLQQRLNRFSNDLTDVMKVSELENRLIDEVRAVLQVTDVSIVEVPKGKESMTLNPHETWIVIGEKEHPVYLRITMNQSLLRIEEEWLDTAVHYVTILYDNLHLIEDLMKRLEQFVTTKETPKWMLRLLFNLSEKERSSLSSDLHDSVLQDLIIWYRKLESLRSTTIFEEKIERELTQIEEGLLDAIHQIRITCNELRPPFLLKMGLVESLKSLFEYTRMFANYEIEFTAQELQVTLNEEQIIGLYRIVQELLNNASKHSRASKITLSLSSQANHVQFSYSDDGVGMNLSGLEGSFDHMGISGIEKRVLSLEGHVDFRSAPQQGFHVTIQVPKL
- a CDS encoding response regulator transcription factor, with product MEILLVDDHRSVVEGTKLLIECEPDMNVTIETDVYYVPDLVRLQKFDVMLFDLYMPNVNGADLTRKVLEYCPEAIILIYSGFEIAPHFNLLMESGVSGFISKTSTREQLVQAIRCAARKEAIIPMQLLKQLRRQEIVVQGDKDHDETTITQDEDRLLRELAKGKSNKEISKTLMISQRSLEYSLTGLFQKLHVSSRVEVIKKAKSLGILPAEDLY